One genomic segment of Streptomyces sp. RKND-216 includes these proteins:
- a CDS encoding hotdog fold thioesterase has translation MGEQTATKFPPEILEQWTGVGVDLPSLFSAGHLGDRMGVTVVEAAPDRVVGTLPVEGNTQPYGLLHGGASAVLAETLGSVGAMLHGGPTKIAVGVDLNCTHHRGVRSGIVTGTATPVHRGRSTATYEVVITEENGRRVCSARLTCLLRDA, from the coding sequence ATGGGCGAGCAGACCGCGACGAAGTTTCCGCCGGAGATCCTCGAACAGTGGACCGGCGTCGGCGTCGACCTCCCGTCGCTGTTCTCCGCAGGCCACCTCGGCGACCGCATGGGCGTCACCGTCGTCGAGGCCGCCCCCGACAGGGTCGTCGGCACCCTCCCCGTCGAGGGCAACACCCAGCCGTACGGGCTGCTGCACGGCGGCGCGTCCGCTGTCCTCGCCGAGACCCTCGGCTCCGTCGGCGCCATGCTGCACGGCGGCCCGACGAAGATCGCCGTCGGCGTCGACCTCAACTGCACCCACCACCGCGGCGTCCGCTCCGGCATCGTCACCGGCACCGCCACGCCGGTGCACCGAGGCCGCTCCACCGCCACCTACGAGGTCGTCATCACCGAGGAGAACGGCAGGCGGGTGTGCAGCGCCCGCCTCACCTGCCTGCTCCGCGACGCCTGA
- a CDS encoding branched-chain amino acid ABC transporter substrate-binding protein, with protein MRQRSLIMLTTAVTTGALVLTACGSRDDSNGGDKGGERVVQIGLDAPLTGNLSAIGIGIKNSAELAVKTANKENTVDGVTFKLVSKDDVAQTTQGQQNATEFVGNTDMIGAIGPLNSDVGQSMAPVFAKADMVQVSPANTNPALTQGVDWQKGDKQRPHDTYFRTSTTDAIQGPYMADYMYSDQDLKNVYVIDDKKTYGAGLAGTFADHFKKIGGKVVGTDHVNPEDKDFTAIATKVSNSKADFVYYGGEYPAGAPLADQIKRAGADIPVVGGDALFSEEYVKIAGKNAEGDLASSVGAPLETLDTAKAFIDNYKKAGYEQTYGPYGGYSYDSTWAVILAVKEAVEKNDGQLPDEIDDARAQVTEAMQNITFDGVTGAVGFDEFGDNTNRQLSIYEVKDGKHVPAKTGTFEG; from the coding sequence GTGCGCCAGCGATCCCTCATCATGCTCACCACTGCGGTCACCACCGGAGCACTCGTGCTGACCGCCTGCGGCTCCCGCGACGACTCCAACGGCGGCGACAAGGGCGGCGAACGCGTCGTCCAGATCGGCCTCGACGCCCCGCTTACCGGCAACCTCTCCGCCATCGGCATCGGCATCAAGAACTCCGCCGAACTCGCGGTCAAGACCGCGAACAAGGAGAACACCGTCGACGGCGTCACCTTCAAGCTCGTCTCCAAGGACGACGTCGCCCAGACCACGCAGGGCCAGCAGAACGCCACCGAGTTCGTCGGCAACACCGACATGATCGGCGCCATCGGCCCGCTCAACTCCGACGTCGGCCAGTCCATGGCCCCCGTCTTCGCCAAGGCCGACATGGTCCAGGTGTCCCCCGCCAACACCAACCCCGCCCTCACCCAGGGCGTGGACTGGCAGAAGGGCGACAAGCAGCGCCCCCATGACACCTACTTCCGCACCTCCACCACCGACGCCATCCAGGGCCCGTACATGGCCGACTACATGTACAGCGACCAGGACCTGAAGAACGTCTACGTCATCGACGACAAGAAGACCTACGGCGCCGGCCTCGCCGGCACCTTCGCCGACCACTTCAAGAAGATCGGCGGCAAGGTCGTCGGCACCGACCACGTCAACCCGGAGGACAAGGACTTCACGGCCATCGCCACGAAGGTCTCCAACTCCAAGGCCGACTTCGTCTACTACGGCGGCGAGTACCCCGCCGGCGCCCCCCTCGCCGACCAGATCAAGCGCGCCGGCGCCGACATCCCCGTCGTCGGCGGCGACGCCCTCTTCAGCGAGGAGTACGTCAAGATCGCCGGCAAGAACGCCGAAGGCGACCTCGCCAGCTCCGTGGGCGCACCCCTCGAGACGCTCGACACCGCCAAGGCCTTCATCGACAACTACAAGAAGGCCGGCTACGAGCAGACCTACGGCCCCTACGGCGGCTACTCCTACGACAGCACCTGGGCCGTCATCCTCGCCGTGAAGGAAGCCGTCGAGAAGAACGACGGCCAGCTCCCCGACGAGATCGACGACGCACGCGCCCAGGTCACCGAGGCCATGCAGAACATCACCTTCGACGGCGTCACCGGCGCCGTCGGCTTCGACGAGTTCGGCGACAACACCAACCGCCAGCTGTCCATCTACGAGGTGAAGGACGGGAAGCACGTGCCCGCCAAGACCGGCACGTTCGAGGGCTGA
- the polA gene encoding DNA polymerase I, which produces MDGHSLAYRAFFALPAENFSTSTGQQTNAIYGFTSMLANTLRDEAPTHFAVAFDVSRKTWRSEEFAEYKANRSKTPDEFRGQVELLGELLDAMRVKRFAVEGFEADDVIATLATRAAADGFRVSIVTGDRDCLQLVTDDVTVLYPTKGVSELTRFTPAKVQEKYGLSPSQYPDFAALRGDPSDNLPGIPGVGEKTAAKWINQFGSFNELVERVEEVKGKAGQNLRDHLESVKLNRRLTELDRDVELDEGPAGLGRQPYDTEALQVVLDALEFRHPNFRERLFAVDPGAAKEAAEPAEGVTVDGTVIGDGELAGWLAEHGSGGPLGMAVVAAWKQGTGSVSEVALATADGPAAWFDPAQLDEADEKAFAAWTADAERPKVLHDAKSAMRVFADHGWRIAGVRVDTALAAYLVTPGRRSFALDGLSVEYLGRELAPAAAEGGGQLAFGTDEQAEADALMSKARTVLDLGEVLGHRLEEVGAVELMCDLELPTSELLARMERAGICADRDWLSQMEQQFAEAVEQAVAAAHASVGHEFNLGSPKQLQEVLFGELGLPKTKKTKTGWTTDADALAWLAGQTEHELPVQMLRYREQQKLRSTVEGLIKTVSVDGRIHTTYNQTVAATGRLSSTDPNLQNIPVRTDEGRAIRRGFRVGDGYASLLTADYSQIELRVMAHLSEDAGLIEAFTGGEDLHDTVASHVFAVPTGQVDPEMRRKIKAMSYGLAYGLSAFGLSQQLGITPEEARRLMDGYFERFGGVRDYLRRTVDEARATGYTETIMGRRRYLPDLTSDNRQRREMAERMALNAPIQGTAADIVKVAMLRVDEALRAEHLSSRMLLQVHDEIVLEVAPGEREVCEELVRREMTGAVSLRAPLAVSVGSGADWESAAH; this is translated from the coding sequence ATGGACGGGCACTCGCTCGCCTACCGCGCGTTCTTCGCGCTGCCCGCGGAGAATTTCTCCACCTCCACGGGCCAGCAGACGAACGCGATCTACGGCTTCACCTCCATGCTGGCGAACACCCTGCGTGACGAGGCGCCGACGCATTTCGCGGTGGCGTTCGACGTGTCGCGGAAGACGTGGCGGTCGGAGGAGTTCGCGGAGTACAAGGCGAACCGCTCCAAGACGCCGGACGAGTTCCGCGGCCAGGTGGAGCTGCTCGGGGAGCTGCTGGACGCGATGCGGGTCAAGCGGTTCGCCGTCGAGGGCTTCGAGGCGGACGACGTGATCGCGACGCTGGCCACGCGTGCGGCCGCGGACGGCTTCAGGGTGTCGATCGTCACCGGCGACCGGGACTGCCTCCAGCTCGTCACCGACGACGTGACCGTCCTCTACCCCACGAAGGGCGTCTCCGAGCTCACCCGCTTCACGCCGGCGAAGGTGCAGGAGAAGTACGGCCTGTCGCCGAGCCAGTACCCGGACTTCGCCGCGCTGCGCGGCGACCCCTCGGACAACCTGCCCGGCATCCCGGGGGTGGGCGAGAAGACGGCGGCGAAGTGGATCAACCAGTTCGGCTCGTTCAACGAGCTGGTGGAGCGCGTCGAGGAGGTCAAGGGCAAGGCCGGCCAGAACCTCCGCGACCACCTGGAGTCGGTGAAGCTGAACCGGCGGCTGACGGAGCTGGATCGGGACGTGGAGCTGGACGAGGGCCCCGCCGGCCTCGGGCGGCAGCCCTACGACACCGAGGCTCTCCAGGTCGTGCTGGACGCGCTGGAGTTCCGCCACCCCAACTTCCGGGAGCGGCTGTTCGCCGTCGACCCAGGAGCAGCCAAGGAGGCGGCCGAACCGGCCGAGGGCGTCACCGTCGACGGCACCGTCATCGGCGACGGCGAGCTGGCCGGGTGGCTCGCGGAGCACGGCTCCGGCGGGCCGCTGGGCATGGCCGTCGTCGCGGCGTGGAAGCAGGGCACCGGCAGCGTGAGCGAGGTCGCCCTGGCGACGGCGGATGGCCCGGCCGCCTGGTTCGACCCCGCGCAGCTCGACGAGGCCGACGAGAAGGCGTTCGCCGCCTGGACAGCCGACGCGGAACGCCCCAAGGTCCTGCACGACGCGAAGTCCGCGATGCGCGTGTTCGCCGACCACGGCTGGCGGATCGCCGGCGTCCGGGTCGACACCGCTCTCGCCGCCTACCTGGTCACGCCCGGCCGCCGCTCGTTCGCCCTGGACGGCCTGTCGGTGGAGTACCTGGGCCGGGAGCTGGCTCCGGCGGCCGCCGAGGGCGGCGGGCAGCTCGCCTTCGGCACCGACGAGCAGGCCGAGGCCGACGCCCTGATGAGCAAGGCCCGCACCGTCCTCGATCTCGGCGAGGTGCTCGGGCACCGGCTGGAGGAGGTCGGCGCCGTGGAGCTGATGTGCGACCTGGAGCTGCCCACCTCCGAACTGCTGGCCCGGATGGAACGTGCCGGGATCTGCGCCGACCGCGACTGGCTGTCGCAGATGGAGCAGCAGTTCGCCGAAGCCGTGGAGCAGGCCGTGGCCGCCGCGCACGCCTCGGTGGGGCACGAGTTCAACCTTGGCTCCCCCAAGCAGCTCCAGGAGGTCCTCTTTGGCGAGCTGGGCCTGCCCAAGACGAAGAAGACCAAGACCGGCTGGACCACCGACGCCGACGCGCTGGCCTGGCTCGCCGGGCAGACCGAGCACGAGTTGCCGGTGCAGATGCTGCGCTACCGCGAGCAGCAGAAGCTGCGCAGCACCGTCGAGGGCCTGATCAAGACGGTCTCCGTGGACGGCCGCATCCACACCACCTACAACCAGACGGTCGCCGCGACCGGGCGGCTGTCCTCCACGGACCCCAACCTCCAGAACATCCCGGTCCGCACGGACGAGGGCCGCGCGATCCGTCGCGGCTTCCGCGTCGGCGACGGGTACGCCTCGCTGCTCACCGCCGACTACAGCCAGATCGAACTGCGCGTCATGGCCCATCTCTCCGAGGACGCGGGACTGATCGAGGCGTTCACCGGCGGCGAGGACCTGCACGACACGGTCGCCTCGCACGTCTTCGCCGTCCCCACCGGTCAGGTCGACCCCGAGATGCGCCGCAAGATCAAGGCGATGAGCTACGGCCTGGCGTACGGCCTGTCCGCGTTCGGTCTGTCGCAGCAGCTCGGGATCACCCCCGAGGAGGCGCGCAGGCTGATGGACGGCTACTTCGAGCGGTTCGGCGGCGTGCGCGACTACCTGCGCCGCACCGTCGACGAGGCCCGTGCCACGGGCTACACCGAGACCATCATGGGTCGCCGCCGCTACCTTCCCGACCTCACCAGCGACAACCGGCAGCGCAGGGAGATGGCCGAACGCATGGCCCTCAACGCGCCCATCCAGGGCACCGCCGCCGACATCGTGAAGGTCGCCATGCTGCGCGTCGACGAGGCGCTGCGCGCGGAGCACCTGTCCTCCCGGATGCTGCTCCAGGTGCACGACGAGATCGTGCTCGAAGTGGCACCGGGGGAGCGGGAGGTGTGCGAGGAGCTGGTGCGCCGGGAGATGACCGGCGCGGTCTCGCTGCGTGCCCCGCTCGCGGTGTCCGTCGGGTCCGGCGCCGACTGGGAGTCCGCGGCGCACTGA
- a CDS encoding lytic transglycosylase, producing the protein MGRYRGRHAAAKQTDFGSARLRRGVSSAAIAAAAMAALTASQAPGIGLAQGGGTEGDVPSGSVPDAGPGDDSYHTELPPLATPAPPEEGGEVGPDQSGIPATVLAAYKKAERAISGSDPACNLPWQLLAAIGKVESGQARGGAVDEAGTTFDPILGPQLNGEGFAEIRDTDNGVHDGDTAYDRAVGPMQFIPSTWAKWRADGNGDGRSDPNNIYDAALAAGGYLCAGERDLAVKADLDRAILSYNNSSAYLRTVLSWLEFYRDGVHEVPDGTGPLPTSPGAGGDDGSSSGGSGTGKPSPDPSGGSESPDPDPDPSDDPSDDPSEPGEPTDPGEPTDPTEPAEDVPAVLERVGAAEVTVTAGEKHTGGYPVRVTAEDGDPVAQARVRYEIVGDTAARFPRGARTIEVRTDEEGAASAPALLAGDRAGTFAVVATVVGHGDVRAAEFTTTVAPAPEPEADTLQRLGEGDPVQAPAGTVCPAVQLQATYEGEAAAGVAVTATVLDAAGEPLPAGTGPYFAGEGEAELHTLQVRTDAEGRVTLPDLHAGEQPADYRLRLTTPGGGSLVLTVKVTAAPSTPTPTPTPTPTPTPTPSPSSSTT; encoded by the coding sequence ATGGGGCGATACCGGGGCAGGCACGCAGCTGCCAAGCAGACCGACTTCGGCTCCGCGCGACTCCGCAGAGGGGTGAGCAGCGCGGCGATCGCGGCCGCGGCCATGGCCGCGCTCACCGCCTCCCAGGCGCCCGGCATCGGACTCGCGCAGGGCGGCGGCACCGAGGGCGACGTCCCCTCCGGCTCGGTGCCCGACGCCGGCCCCGGCGACGACTCGTACCACACGGAGTTGCCGCCGCTCGCCACTCCCGCACCGCCCGAGGAGGGCGGCGAGGTCGGCCCGGACCAGTCCGGCATCCCTGCGACGGTGCTCGCCGCGTACAAGAAGGCCGAGCGCGCGATATCCGGCTCCGACCCCGCCTGCAACCTGCCGTGGCAACTCCTCGCCGCGATAGGCAAGGTGGAATCCGGTCAGGCCCGCGGCGGCGCGGTCGACGAAGCCGGCACCACCTTCGACCCCATCCTCGGCCCCCAACTCAACGGCGAGGGCTTCGCGGAGATCCGCGACACCGACAACGGCGTCCACGACGGTGACACGGCCTACGACCGGGCCGTCGGCCCCATGCAGTTCATCCCCTCCACGTGGGCGAAGTGGCGCGCGGACGGCAACGGCGACGGCCGCTCCGACCCCAACAACATCTACGATGCGGCGCTGGCCGCGGGCGGCTACCTCTGCGCCGGCGAACGGGACCTGGCCGTCAAGGCCGACCTGGACCGGGCGATCCTCAGCTACAACAACTCGAGCGCCTACCTGCGCACGGTCCTGTCCTGGCTGGAGTTCTACCGCGACGGCGTCCACGAGGTGCCCGACGGCACCGGCCCGCTGCCCACGTCGCCCGGCGCGGGCGGCGACGACGGCTCGTCCTCGGGCGGCTCCGGGACGGGCAAGCCGTCCCCCGACCCCTCCGGGGGGTCGGAGTCCCCGGACCCGGACCCGGACCCGAGCGACGACCCCTCGGACGACCCCTCCGAACCGGGCGAACCCACGGACCCGGGCGAGCCGACCGACCCGACCGAACCCGCCGAGGACGTGCCGGCCGTGCTGGAGCGCGTCGGCGCGGCGGAGGTCACGGTCACAGCGGGGGAGAAGCACACCGGTGGATACCCCGTGCGCGTCACGGCCGAGGACGGCGACCCCGTCGCCCAGGCCCGGGTGCGCTACGAGATCGTCGGCGACACCGCGGCCCGCTTCCCGCGCGGCGCCCGGACCATCGAGGTGCGGACGGACGAGGAGGGCGCCGCGTCCGCGCCCGCCCTCCTGGCCGGCGACCGCGCCGGGACGTTCGCGGTCGTCGCGACGGTGGTCGGTCACGGCGATGTGCGCGCCGCCGAGTTCACCACGACCGTCGCGCCCGCACCCGAACCCGAGGCGGACACGCTGCAGCGCCTCGGCGAAGGCGACCCCGTGCAGGCCCCGGCCGGCACGGTCTGCCCGGCCGTGCAGCTCCAGGCCACGTACGAGGGCGAAGCCGCCGCCGGGGTGGCCGTGACCGCGACGGTGCTCGACGCCGCCGGCGAGCCCCTCCCGGCCGGCACCGGCCCCTACTTCGCCGGTGAGGGCGAGGCCGAGCTGCACACGCTCCAGGTGCGCACCGACGCGGAGGGACGGGTCACGCTGCCCGACCTGCACGCCGGGGAGCAGCCCGCCGACTACCGACTGCGGCTCACCACTCCCGGCGGCGGCTCCCTCGTCCTCACCGTCAAGGTGACCGCCGCCCCGTCCACCCCGACGCCGACCCCCACGCCGACGCCGACGCCGACCCCCACGCCGTCCCCCTCGTCCTCCACGACGTAA
- a CDS encoding FdhF/YdeP family oxidoreductase translates to MTREPPAEDPAQDAPQADGPQRAAAGLPAVGHSLRHATAQMGVRRTALTLLHVNQPDGFDCPGCAWPEPERTHRAEFCENGAKAVAEEATLRRVTPDFFARHPLDDLAGRSGYWLGQQGRLTTPMYLPEGADRYEPVSWDRALDIVAGELRALDSPDEAVFYTSGRTSNEAAFLYQLFAREFGTNNLPDCSNMCHESSGSALTETLGVGKGSVHLEDLHKAELIIVAGQNPGTNHPRMLSALEEAKRAGAQILTVNPLPEAGLARFRNPQTARGLAGRGTRLTDLFLQIRIGGDQALFRALARLVLEAEATDDAFIAEHTHGFDAYAATARAASWDETLRATGLTREEIERAGRMVLASRRTVVCWAMGLTQHKHAVPTIREIVNLLLLRGDVGRPGSGVCPVRGHSNVQGDRTMGIFERPTPAFLDALEAEFGFAPPRRHGYDVVRAIRALRDGNAKVFLAMGGNFVAASPDTAVTEDAMRRARLTVHVSTKLNRSHCVTGARALILPTLGRTERDTQAGGDQFVTVEDSMGKVHASRGRLDPADPALLSEPAIVCRLARRVLGDGSTTPWEDFERDYARIRDRISRVVPGFEDFDARAARPGGFTLPHAPRDERRFPTATGRATFTSAPVEYPHVPEGRLLLQTLRSHDQYNTTVYGLDDRYRGITGGRRVVFLHPDDAAERGLPDGTYADLTSEWRDGVRRTAPGFRVVHYPTARGCAAAYYPETNVLVPLDATADVSNTPASKSVVVTVTPAAGRPGADDRNGTDTPRPARGGRRS, encoded by the coding sequence ATGACGCGAGAACCGCCCGCCGAGGACCCGGCACAGGACGCCCCGCAGGCCGACGGCCCGCAGCGGGCCGCCGCCGGCCTGCCCGCCGTCGGCCACTCGCTGCGGCACGCCACGGCGCAGATGGGCGTGCGGCGCACCGCGCTCACCCTGCTCCACGTCAACCAGCCCGACGGCTTCGACTGCCCCGGCTGCGCCTGGCCCGAGCCGGAGCGCACCCACCGGGCGGAGTTCTGCGAGAACGGCGCCAAGGCCGTCGCCGAAGAGGCCACGCTCCGCCGCGTCACCCCCGACTTCTTCGCCCGGCATCCCCTCGACGACCTGGCCGGGCGCTCCGGCTACTGGCTCGGCCAGCAGGGCCGGCTGACCACCCCGATGTACCTTCCCGAGGGCGCCGACCGGTACGAGCCGGTGTCCTGGGACCGCGCGCTCGACATCGTCGCGGGCGAACTGCGCGCCCTGGACTCCCCCGACGAGGCCGTGTTCTACACTTCCGGCCGCACCAGCAACGAGGCCGCGTTCCTCTACCAGCTCTTCGCCCGCGAGTTCGGCACCAACAACCTGCCCGACTGCTCCAACATGTGCCACGAGTCGTCCGGCTCCGCGCTCACCGAGACCCTCGGCGTCGGCAAGGGCAGCGTGCACCTGGAGGACCTGCACAAGGCCGAGCTGATCATCGTCGCCGGGCAGAATCCGGGCACCAACCACCCGCGCATGCTGTCCGCGCTGGAGGAGGCCAAGCGGGCCGGGGCGCAAATCCTCACCGTCAACCCGCTGCCCGAGGCGGGCCTGGCCCGGTTCCGCAACCCGCAGACCGCCCGCGGCCTCGCCGGGCGGGGCACCCGGCTGACCGACCTCTTCCTCCAGATCCGCATCGGCGGCGACCAGGCCCTCTTCCGCGCCCTGGCCCGCCTGGTCCTCGAAGCCGAGGCGACCGACGACGCGTTCATCGCCGAGCACACCCACGGCTTCGACGCGTACGCGGCCACCGCCCGCGCCGCCTCCTGGGACGAGACGCTGCGGGCCACCGGCCTCACCCGCGAGGAGATCGAACGGGCCGGCCGCATGGTGCTGGCCTCCCGCCGCACCGTGGTGTGCTGGGCCATGGGCCTCACCCAGCACAAGCACGCGGTGCCCACCATCCGCGAGATCGTCAACCTGCTCCTGCTCCGCGGCGACGTGGGCCGCCCCGGCTCCGGCGTCTGCCCCGTCCGGGGCCACAGCAACGTGCAGGGCGACCGCACGATGGGCATCTTCGAACGCCCGACGCCCGCCTTCCTCGACGCTCTGGAGGCCGAGTTCGGCTTCGCACCGCCCCGCCGGCACGGCTACGACGTGGTGCGCGCGATCCGCGCCCTGCGCGACGGAAACGCCAAGGTCTTCCTCGCCATGGGGGGCAACTTCGTCGCCGCGAGCCCCGACACCGCCGTCACCGAGGACGCCATGCGCCGCGCCCGCCTCACCGTGCATGTGTCGACCAAGCTCAACCGCTCCCACTGCGTCACCGGAGCCCGCGCCCTCATCCTGCCGACCCTGGGTCGCACCGAACGCGACACCCAGGCCGGCGGCGACCAGTTCGTCACCGTCGAGGACTCCATGGGGAAGGTGCACGCCTCACGCGGTCGCCTCGACCCCGCCGACCCCGCCCTGCTGTCCGAACCGGCCATCGTCTGCCGCCTCGCTCGCCGTGTACTGGGCGACGGATCGACCACACCCTGGGAGGACTTCGAGCGGGACTACGCCCGCATCCGGGACCGCATCTCCCGCGTCGTGCCCGGCTTCGAGGACTTCGACGCCCGCGCCGCCCGTCCCGGCGGCTTCACCCTCCCCCACGCCCCGCGGGACGAACGCCGCTTCCCCACCGCCACCGGCAGGGCCACCTTCACCTCCGCGCCGGTGGAGTACCCGCACGTGCCCGAAGGGCGGCTGCTGCTCCAGACCCTGCGCTCGCACGACCAGTACAACACCACCGTCTACGGCCTCGACGACCGCTACCGCGGCATCACCGGCGGCCGCCGCGTCGTCTTCCTGCACCCCGACGACGCCGCCGAACGCGGCCTGCCCGACGGCACCTACGCCGACCTCACCAGCGAATGGCGCGACGGCGTCCGCCGCACCGCGCCCGGCTTCCGGGTCGTCCACTACCCCACCGCCCGCGGATGCGCCGCCGCCTACTACCCCGAGACCAACGTGCTGGTGCCGCTGGACGCCACCGCCGACGTGAGCAACACCCCGGCCAGCAAGTCCGTGGTGGTCACGGTCACCCCCGCCGCCGGACGACCCGGGGCCGATGATAGGAACGGGACGGACACCCCACGCCCGGCCCGCGGCGGCCGGCGCAGCTGA